In a single window of the Etheostoma spectabile isolate EspeVRDwgs_2016 chromosome 3, UIUC_Espe_1.0, whole genome shotgun sequence genome:
- the rinl gene encoding ras and Rab interactor 2 isoform X2, translating to MCASRGIHSPVNGTTAIPWRSSRKRLSLLEQLRGCQEAWCPKAPWDREGAHAAICGTPAGSFLVVRDSATSQPSLLCVSAGGEHEAVVDYNITSTGTVFHLSESRLSFSDLAQLVLFYSLTRDVLAVCLFIPRWIYSVTERSKDSLAQLEPNTWLCTPPGQHTTDEMNQREPSNIMCSIQLTSTNGALCIINPLYLREHGDDWLTHRASAEQSATLPSNYKRERRLSTTRTWAGAGLQSKRAISLDQEPSSMESSGLIRAKSADLPHSLTTPSTPAAQAGVVLRRPSKDSASSPPSRASTGSLSLFTPSNSEQINCGASELQQHGSPVPQSPYRVSWIEDGVWLPPPRPSSLLHPPSLELDSLSISSIEEEQEPQMPNPTQHHPSAHRLADKVIHRLSAVGQALGGLVSPRKRLINRVLELSERKGAAFAEAVKGFVEMTLKKGTDPGGVTGSEFLQEVRSSLSSLRDTLFDSPEIQATLDGITDINDSEIDSLIELSLHKVALKPVAAHLYSCIHVSRTNDGSFKSLLSNLPGLEKSGVEQLGGSAGVGVPDSVTLERIQQRWTSMHEAYSPNKKVQILLKVCKSIYHSMSANASSGTAFGADDFLPCLTWVLLRSDVVTLHLDTDYMMELLDPTQLQGEGGYYLTTLYASLYYISSFRPRLAARQLSVEAQHSLNQWHRRRTLHCNQSRRSKNRRTFRRQACRERGAQNSETETEGKEKSGKECYSVNNDESRQERDIHAEALHPLKEDTSRGQEAEDEPKIPSPASDCSQQDLTGRQTLCTPGEDDHRGL from the exons ATGTGTGCGTCCAGGGGAATTCACAGTCCAGTTAATGGGACGACAGCCATCCCATGGAGGAGCAGCAGAAAGAGACTGTCGCTGCTGGAGCAGCTGAGGGGCTGTCAGGAGGCCTGGTGCCCCAAGGCACCCTGGGATAGAGAGGGGGCCCATGCGGCTATCTGTGGAACACCTGCTGGG AGCTTCCTGGTTGTGCGAGACTCTGCAACCTCTCAGCCcagcctgctgtgtgtgtctgctggagGAGAACATGAAGCAGTTGTTGATTATAATATCACAAGCACAGGCACAG TCTTCCACCTGTCTGAGTCTcgtctgtctttctctgactTGGCTCAGCTCGTGCTCTTCTACTCTCTTACAAG GGATGTTTTGGCTGTCTGTCTTTTCATTCCTCGCTGGATCTACAGTGTAACCGAGAGGTCCAAAGATAGTCTCGCTCAACTTGAACCCA ATACTTGGCTCTGCACACCGCCTGGCCAACACACAACAGATGAAATGAACCAGAGGGAGCCTAGCAACATAATGTGCTCcatacag CTGACATCCACCAACGGGGCACTGTGTATCATCAATCCTCTCTACCTTCGTGAACATGGAGATGACTGGCTGACCCACAGGGCGAGTGCTGAGCAGAGCGCCACACTGCCATCAAATTACAAACGAGAGCGACGCCTCAGCACCACCAGAACATGGGCAGGGGCCGGATTACAAAGTAAACGAGCCATCTCTTTGGACCAGGAACCCTCCAGTATGGAGAGTTCTG GTCTAATCAGAGCCAAGTCAGCAGATTTACCACATAGCCTCACAACCCCGTCCACACCAGCTGCTCAAGCTGGGGTTGTTCTCCGGAGACCCAGCAAAGATTCTGCCTCCAGCCCTCCTTCCAGAGCGAGCACTGGCAGCCTTTCTTTATTTACGCCATCCAACTCTGAACAAATAAATTGTGGAGCGTCTGAGCTGCAGCAACATGGCAGCCCAGTACCTCAGTCTCCTTACAGGGTGTCCTGGATTGAAGATGGAGTCTGGCTGCCCCCACCTAGGCCTTCCTCTTTGCTCCACCCCCCATCGCTGGAGCTTGACTCGCTGTCAATTAGCAGCATTGAGGAAGAGCAGGAGCCCCAAATGCCCAACCCTACCCAGCACCACCCTTCTGCGCACCGGTTGGCTGACAAAGTCATACATCGTCTCTCAGCGGTGGGTCAGGCTCTCGGTGGGCTGGTAAGTCCGAGGAAGAGACTAATCAATCGTGTGCTGGAGTTGAGCGAGCGGAAAGGCGCAGCGTTTGCGGAGGCTGTGAAAGGATTTGTGGAGATGACGCTGAAGAAAGGGACTGATCCCGGGGGGGTCACAGGGTCAGAGTTCTTACAGGAAGTCAGGTCATCGCTCTCGTCACTGAGGGACACACTGTTTGACTCTCCAGAAATCCAGGCAACGTTGGACGGCATCACTGACATAAATGACTCAGAGATCG ACTCCCTGATAGAACTTTCCCTCCACAAGGTGGCTCTGAAGCCCGTCGCAGCACACCTCTACTCCTGCATTCATGTTTCCCGGACTAATGACGGCAGCTTCAAGAGTCTGCTAAGCAACCTGCCTGGGCTGGAAAAGAGCGGTGTAGAGCAGTTAGGGGGTTCAGCGGGAGTTGGAGTTCCCGACTCTGTGACCCTGGAGCGGATTCAGCAGCGGTGGACTAGTATGCATGAGGCTTACTCACCAAACAAGAAGGTCCAGATCCTGCTCAAAGTCTGCAAGAGCATCTATCACAGCATGAGTGCTAATGCTAGCTCAG GCACAGCGTTTGGAGCAGACGATTTCCTGCCCTGCCTGACATGGGTGCTGCTCCGTAGTGACGTGGTCACCTTACACCTGGACACAGACTACAtgatggagctgctggacccCACACAGCTACAGGGAGAGG GTGGCTACTACCTTACAACTCTATACGCCTCTCTTTACTACATCAGCAGCTTCCGGCCACGATTGGCTGCTCGTCAGCTCAGTGTTGAAGCCCAACACTCTCTTAACCAATGGCATCGCAGGCGTACCCTGCACTGCAACCAATCACGGCGCAGCAAGAACCGACGGACCTTTCGCAGGCAGGCATGTCGGGAAAGGGGAGCGCAGAACTCTGAGACAGAAACTGAGGGGAAAGAGAAAAGTGGGAAAGAATGTTATTCTGTTAATAATGACGAGTCACGACAGGAGAGAGACATCCATGCAGAAGCTCTGCATCCGCTGAAGGAAGACACAAGCAGAGGACAAGAAGCTGAGGACGAGCCAAAGATACCCTCTCCAGCATCAGACTGTAGTCAACAAGACTTAACAGGAAGACAGACTCTGTGCACACCAGGAGAAGATGACCACAGAGGATTGTAA
- the rinl gene encoding ras and Rab interactor 2 isoform X1: protein MCSLFAWMQTIVHAHRRVHMCASRGIHSPVNGTTAIPWRSSRKRLSLLEQLRGCQEAWCPKAPWDREGAHAAICGTPAGSFLVVRDSATSQPSLLCVSAGGEHEAVVDYNITSTGTVFHLSESRLSFSDLAQLVLFYSLTRDVLAVCLFIPRWIYSVTERSKDSLAQLEPNTWLCTPPGQHTTDEMNQREPSNIMCSIQLTSTNGALCIINPLYLREHGDDWLTHRASAEQSATLPSNYKRERRLSTTRTWAGAGLQSKRAISLDQEPSSMESSGLIRAKSADLPHSLTTPSTPAAQAGVVLRRPSKDSASSPPSRASTGSLSLFTPSNSEQINCGASELQQHGSPVPQSPYRVSWIEDGVWLPPPRPSSLLHPPSLELDSLSISSIEEEQEPQMPNPTQHHPSAHRLADKVIHRLSAVGQALGGLVSPRKRLINRVLELSERKGAAFAEAVKGFVEMTLKKGTDPGGVTGSEFLQEVRSSLSSLRDTLFDSPEIQATLDGITDINDSEIDSLIELSLHKVALKPVAAHLYSCIHVSRTNDGSFKSLLSNLPGLEKSGVEQLGGSAGVGVPDSVTLERIQQRWTSMHEAYSPNKKVQILLKVCKSIYHSMSANASSGTAFGADDFLPCLTWVLLRSDVVTLHLDTDYMMELLDPTQLQGEGGYYLTTLYASLYYISSFRPRLAARQLSVEAQHSLNQWHRRRTLHCNQSRRSKNRRTFRRQACRERGAQNSETETEGKEKSGKECYSVNNDESRQERDIHAEALHPLKEDTSRGQEAEDEPKIPSPASDCSQQDLTGRQTLCTPGEDDHRGL, encoded by the exons ATGTGTTCTTTATTTGCATGGATGCAGACGATTGTACATGCACATAGACGTGTCCATATGTGTGCGTCCAGGGGAATTCACAGTCCAGTTAATGGGACGACAGCCATCCCATGGAGGAGCAGCAGAAAGAGACTGTCGCTGCTGGAGCAGCTGAGGGGCTGTCAGGAGGCCTGGTGCCCCAAGGCACCCTGGGATAGAGAGGGGGCCCATGCGGCTATCTGTGGAACACCTGCTGGG AGCTTCCTGGTTGTGCGAGACTCTGCAACCTCTCAGCCcagcctgctgtgtgtgtctgctggagGAGAACATGAAGCAGTTGTTGATTATAATATCACAAGCACAGGCACAG TCTTCCACCTGTCTGAGTCTcgtctgtctttctctgactTGGCTCAGCTCGTGCTCTTCTACTCTCTTACAAG GGATGTTTTGGCTGTCTGTCTTTTCATTCCTCGCTGGATCTACAGTGTAACCGAGAGGTCCAAAGATAGTCTCGCTCAACTTGAACCCA ATACTTGGCTCTGCACACCGCCTGGCCAACACACAACAGATGAAATGAACCAGAGGGAGCCTAGCAACATAATGTGCTCcatacag CTGACATCCACCAACGGGGCACTGTGTATCATCAATCCTCTCTACCTTCGTGAACATGGAGATGACTGGCTGACCCACAGGGCGAGTGCTGAGCAGAGCGCCACACTGCCATCAAATTACAAACGAGAGCGACGCCTCAGCACCACCAGAACATGGGCAGGGGCCGGATTACAAAGTAAACGAGCCATCTCTTTGGACCAGGAACCCTCCAGTATGGAGAGTTCTG GTCTAATCAGAGCCAAGTCAGCAGATTTACCACATAGCCTCACAACCCCGTCCACACCAGCTGCTCAAGCTGGGGTTGTTCTCCGGAGACCCAGCAAAGATTCTGCCTCCAGCCCTCCTTCCAGAGCGAGCACTGGCAGCCTTTCTTTATTTACGCCATCCAACTCTGAACAAATAAATTGTGGAGCGTCTGAGCTGCAGCAACATGGCAGCCCAGTACCTCAGTCTCCTTACAGGGTGTCCTGGATTGAAGATGGAGTCTGGCTGCCCCCACCTAGGCCTTCCTCTTTGCTCCACCCCCCATCGCTGGAGCTTGACTCGCTGTCAATTAGCAGCATTGAGGAAGAGCAGGAGCCCCAAATGCCCAACCCTACCCAGCACCACCCTTCTGCGCACCGGTTGGCTGACAAAGTCATACATCGTCTCTCAGCGGTGGGTCAGGCTCTCGGTGGGCTGGTAAGTCCGAGGAAGAGACTAATCAATCGTGTGCTGGAGTTGAGCGAGCGGAAAGGCGCAGCGTTTGCGGAGGCTGTGAAAGGATTTGTGGAGATGACGCTGAAGAAAGGGACTGATCCCGGGGGGGTCACAGGGTCAGAGTTCTTACAGGAAGTCAGGTCATCGCTCTCGTCACTGAGGGACACACTGTTTGACTCTCCAGAAATCCAGGCAACGTTGGACGGCATCACTGACATAAATGACTCAGAGATCG ACTCCCTGATAGAACTTTCCCTCCACAAGGTGGCTCTGAAGCCCGTCGCAGCACACCTCTACTCCTGCATTCATGTTTCCCGGACTAATGACGGCAGCTTCAAGAGTCTGCTAAGCAACCTGCCTGGGCTGGAAAAGAGCGGTGTAGAGCAGTTAGGGGGTTCAGCGGGAGTTGGAGTTCCCGACTCTGTGACCCTGGAGCGGATTCAGCAGCGGTGGACTAGTATGCATGAGGCTTACTCACCAAACAAGAAGGTCCAGATCCTGCTCAAAGTCTGCAAGAGCATCTATCACAGCATGAGTGCTAATGCTAGCTCAG GCACAGCGTTTGGAGCAGACGATTTCCTGCCCTGCCTGACATGGGTGCTGCTCCGTAGTGACGTGGTCACCTTACACCTGGACACAGACTACAtgatggagctgctggacccCACACAGCTACAGGGAGAGG GTGGCTACTACCTTACAACTCTATACGCCTCTCTTTACTACATCAGCAGCTTCCGGCCACGATTGGCTGCTCGTCAGCTCAGTGTTGAAGCCCAACACTCTCTTAACCAATGGCATCGCAGGCGTACCCTGCACTGCAACCAATCACGGCGCAGCAAGAACCGACGGACCTTTCGCAGGCAGGCATGTCGGGAAAGGGGAGCGCAGAACTCTGAGACAGAAACTGAGGGGAAAGAGAAAAGTGGGAAAGAATGTTATTCTGTTAATAATGACGAGTCACGACAGGAGAGAGACATCCATGCAGAAGCTCTGCATCCGCTGAAGGAAGACACAAGCAGAGGACAAGAAGCTGAGGACGAGCCAAAGATACCCTCTCCAGCATCAGACTGTAGTCAACAAGACTTAACAGGAAGACAGACTCTGTGCACACCAGGAGAAGATGACCACAGAGGATTGTAA